The Phocoena sinus isolate mPhoSin1 chromosome 17, mPhoSin1.pri, whole genome shotgun sequence genome contains a region encoding:
- the HGH1 gene encoding protein HGH1 homolog has product MREDEGVVGGSAGGLASVGSPILEAGPKAEAAKLLPFLALGARADLQAAAAQHVLALTGSGSGRTLLAGQAALLRALVELAVAPAPAPARDAARALVNLAADPGLHEPLLAAEPGLPARLLGCALDPQWPWAEEAAAVLANLSREPVPCTALMAALAAAEPGESGLERLVLALCTPGYNARAPLHYLGPMLSNLSQRPATRAFLLNHDRCVVQRLLPLTQYPDSSVRRGGVVGTLRNCCFEHRHHEWLLGPEVDILPYLLLPLAGPEDFSEEEMERLPVDLQYLPQDKQRDPDADIRKMLIEAIMLLTATAPGRKQVRDQGAYLILRELHNWEPEPDVRVTCEKLIQVLIGDEPEHGMENLLEVQVPEDVERQLQQQDRQEQSSASGAAAAGAVAPETRSEGAAPT; this is encoded by the exons ATGCGGGAGGACGAAGGGGTCGTTGGTGGGTCAGCCGGTGGCCTCGCCTCCGTAGGGTCGCCGATACTGGAGGCCGGCCCGAAGGCGGAGGCGGCGAAGCTGCTGCCTTTCCTGGCGCTCGGGGCGCGGGCTGACCTgcaggcggcggcggcgcagCATGTGCTGGCGCTGACCGGCTCGGGGTCCGGCCGCACGCTGCTGGCCGGCCAGGCGGCACTGCTGCGGGCTCTGGTCGAGCTGGCGGTGGCCCCTGCTCCAGCCCCGGCCCGAGACGCCGCTCGCGCGCTAGTCAATTTGGCTGCCGACCCTGGCCTGCACGAGCCGCTGCTGGCGGCCGAGCCCGGACTACCTGCCCGCCTGCTGGGCTGCGCTTTGGACCCACAGTGGCCCTGGGCCGAGGAGGCGGCCGCCGTGCTGGCTAACCTCAGCCGCGAGCCGGTGCCATGTACTGCGCTGATGGCGGCGCTGGCGGCCGCTGAGCCCGGGGAGTCGGGCCTGGAGCGGCTGGTGCTCGCGCTGTGCACTCCTGGCTACAACGCCCGCGCGCCCCTGCACTACTTGGGGCCGATGCTCTCCAACCTCAGCCAGCGTCCTGCGACGCGCGCTTTCCTGCTGAATCACGACAG GTGCGTGGTCCAGCGGCTGCTGCCCCTTACCCAATACCCGGACTCCTCGGTGCGCAGGGGCGGGGTGGTGGGGACACTGCGAAACTGCTGCTTCGAGCACC GACACCATGAGTGGTTGCTTGGGCCTGAGGTGGACATTCTCCCCTACTTGCTACTGCCCCTGGCTGGGCCTGAGGACTTCTCCGAGGAGGAGATGGAGC GGCTGCCCGTTGACCTGCAATACCTGCCACAAGACAAGCAGCGAGATCCTGATGCCGACATCCGCAAGATGCTCATTGAGGCCATCATGCTG CTGACAGCCACGGCACCTGGTCGGAAGCAGGTGAGGGACCAGGGAGCCTACTTGATCCTGCGCGAGCTGCACAACTGGGAGCCAGAGCCCGATGTGCGGGTGACTTGTGAGAAACTCATCCAG GTTCTCATTGGGGATGAGCCAGAGCATGGCATGGAAAACCTGCTGGAGGTACAAGTACCTGAGGACGTTGAGCGACAGCTGCAGCAGCAGGACCGCCAGGAGCAGAGCAGCGCGAGCGGTGCGGCAGCAGCTGGAGCTGTGGCCCCAGAGACGCGCTCAGAGGGAGCTGCACCCACCTGA